Genomic DNA from bacterium:
GGGGGGCAATTATCTCCTCACCGGTCCGGCGTGGAAAGGGCAGGTCCCGGCGGGGATGAAGCAAATCCCCTTCCCGACGCGCTATGTGGTCATTCTGGGGCGCACCTACGCCAACGGCACCGAGAAGGATTATGCCGAGGTCAATAAGCTGCAGTCCGAGTACAAGCTGACGCCGCTCTCGGCTTGGGGGAAGCCCTACACCTACGTCGCTCCCCCGGTGGATCCGAACCCCGGCTTCAGCATGACCGACAAGCCCCAGACGGTGATCCTCGCCATGAGCACCGAGGAGTATTTCAATCGGATGGCGAAGCTGATGGCCGAAGACGCTCCGCCGGCCAAGGAGGATGCTCCCATCGTCGGGAAGATGGCCAAGATCGGCCTAGTGCCGGGTCAGCCTTTCCAGCTGTCCAAGCTGAGCCCGGAGATCCAGGCGGCCTTGAAGGGCCTTCCCCAAGAAGCCCTGAAAAAAATTGCGGCGCAAAAAGAAGCCCAGGGGACCCGGGTCAATGGTTGGGTGATCAGCAAAGGCTTGGGCCAATACGGCACCGACTACATGAAACGCGCGGTCGTGGCGGCCTTCGGCTGGCCGGCCAACCTCGAGAAAGACGCCGTCTATCCTTACACCGAGGTCGACAGCGATGGCCAAGCGCTCACGGGCAGCAACGCCTACACCCTGACCTTCCCCAAGGGGCAGACGCCGCCGGTCAAGGGATTCTGGTCCATCACCATGTATCAGATCGATCAAGGCTGGTGGTTTGTTCCCAATCCCTTGAATAAGTTCACCGTGAGCCCCCGCAATGACCTGAAATATAACGCGGACGGCTCGCTGACGCTTTATTTCCAGAATCAATCGCCGGGCAAAGACAAGGAAGCCAACTGGTTGCCGGCTCCGAAGGGGAGTTTTCTTCCGATGATGCGGATGTATTGGCCCCAGGAAGAAAGCCCCTCGATCCTCAACGGCACTTGGCAACCGCCGGCGGTGAAAAAGGTCCAAGGCAACTAACTAAACCGAAGACGAAGTAATTATCTTTTGCTTGCAGGCCTCCGCGCCAAATTCTAAAATTTCAATGATTCAACCATCTTGCCGAGGAGGGGATAT
This window encodes:
- a CDS encoding DUF1254 domain-containing protein, with protein sequence MNRLGRWRLAAFLKSLGLCLALLACLLPSRADALTTTEAKAIAEEAYIYGYSLLTTEVTRVQMSNVSKVEETKGPMGTFVNVKRYPPADYRGVSAPNADTLYSVAWVDLKKEPMVFSYPDMGNRFFLFPMYSLWMPVVDVLGSRTNAGKGGNYLLTGPAWKGQVPAGMKQIPFPTRYVVILGRTYANGTEKDYAEVNKLQSEYKLTPLSAWGKPYTYVAPPVDPNPGFSMTDKPQTVILAMSTEEYFNRMAKLMAEDAPPAKEDAPIVGKMAKIGLVPGQPFQLSKLSPEIQAALKGLPQEALKKIAAQKEAQGTRVNGWVISKGLGQYGTDYMKRAVVAAFGWPANLEKDAVYPYTEVDSDGQALTGSNAYTLTFPKGQTPPVKGFWSITMYQIDQGWWFVPNPLNKFTVSPRNDLKYNADGSLTLYFQNQSPGKDKEANWLPAPKGSFLPMMRMYWPQEESPSILNGTWQPPAVKKVQGN